A stretch of DNA from Nitrospira sp. KM1:
TGCACGTACGCCATGAGAAAATTCCTGGATCCGATGCTCGTGACGCCGCCTCCCTCCACCGTTGCGCGGTTCACCGTCACGTATTCCCTGAAAATATTGTCGTCACCGATGACGACCGTCGTCGGGTCTCCTTTGTATTGCAGGTGCTGAGGAGGTCCGCCGATCGAGACAAACGGGTGGAGTTCGCACCGTTTCCCAATTTGTGTCCAGCCATCGACCGTGACATGAGAAATCAACCTGCTGCCGGCGTCGATCGTCACATGTTCGCCGACCGTGCAAAACGGCCCGACAACGACGTCGTCGGCCAGCTTGGCCTTGGGATGGACGATTGCCTGTGGATGAATCTGCACGCTGAACCTCCAGATCTGTTCGTCAACCGCCGCCTATCGCGCCGTGCGCCTCGACGGGCGCCGGCGGCCTCGCGCACGCGATGGTCTACGCCTTCTCTTCCGTGACCATGGCCGTGACTTCCGCTTCGCACACCAACTCCCCTTCCACGAACGCCTTGCCTTGCATCTTCCAAAACGGCGCGCGCTTTTTCACCACGTCGATTTCGAAACGCAGACGGTCTCCCGGCACGACGGGCTTCCTGAACTTTGCGCCATCGATGCCCGTCAGATACACCACCGGCTTCGCCGCCTGCCCCATGGATTTGAATGCGAGCAATCCTCCGACCTGGGCCATGGCCTCGATGATCAGGACGCCCGGCATGACCGGGCGACCGGGGAAATGCCCCTGAAAAAAAGGCTCGTTGATCGTCACGTTCTTGATCCCGACAATCCGCCGGTCGGGGTCCAATTCGAGCACCCGGTCGACCAAGAGAAATGGGTAGCGATGGGGTAAGAGTGCTTGAATATCGGCCTGCTCCATCACTGACATCGTCAATCCTCCGACATGTTCCGTATTTTACCTGCGCGTCCTGATCGACACGTCGCGGCGCCGTTTCACGCGGTCTCGTCCGCCGAACCCATTTGCTCCGGCCACCCGCCACTCCGTCCGTTCAGACGTGCGCACTGTGCTCGGGGCTATATATAACATCTCACTTGTTCTGACGATCGAATTCCTTCACGACCTGTTCGGTGACATCCAATGCCGGCTGATGGTACAGCACAATCCTGATCACCGACTCGTTTCCTTTGTCGATCACGGCGGTGAAGCCTTCTTTTTGCGCGACCACCTGTGCCGCATCTTGAACCTTTTTCGAATATTCGGCGACCATTTCCCGCTGCTTCTGCTGAATTTCCCGGTTGAAATCCGCCAACCGCCGCTGGTAGGCCTCGAGCTTCACCTGAAACTGGTTTTGCTTTTCCTGCCTGCCCGTATCGCTTAATTTCGTGTCGCGGGTGCCTTGTTCAAGCTCTTTCAACTCCTGATCATCGGAATTGATGATTTTCTGCCTCGTCGCGCTGTAGGCCTTGAGTTCTTCGAGCACCCGTTTTCCTGCCTTGGATTTTTCGATGACGGCCTGTTGATCCATCACGGCGACGCGTAACGCATCCGCCGCTCCGGCCGGCAGCATCATCAGCCATATCGCCGTTCCGGCCAACAGTCCAACTGCTCCGATCTGTCTCATCGCCCGCCCTCCTCATTCGTGTGAATCCATCGTGCGCGGCTGTCCATCATGGATATTCTCGATTGAACTCTTCGATCACTTCCGCGGTCAAATCAAGCGCGCCGTCACTGTACACTGTAGGGCCGCCTTTCCCCTTGTCCAACACCACCTGCAGGTCGTGGCGCTTCGCAACTTTTTCGACCACGACCTCTAACTTTTCCCGAAACGCATCGAGCACGTCCTTCTGTTTCTCCTGCACCTCACGGTTCAATTCGGCGGCCTTCTGCTGATATTCGGCCATGCGGCGGCGAAAGATTTGTTCGCGCTCGCTTTTGGCCGCAGCGCTCAGGACGCTCGCCTGCTTCACGAAGTCTTCTTCCATCCGGCGCAGCTCTTTTTCATCCATCTCGATCAGGGCCTGACGGCTCTTCGAGAACGAACTGAGAGAGTCCTTCGCCTTCTTGCCGGCGTTCGAGTCGTTGAGCAGACGCGTCGGATCGACCAACCCCATCTTCCCCTCGATCTTCGAGCCCGCACAACCGACCATCATCGCGGCGCATAGCGCCGCCACGAACAGCCCGTACAGCAATCTGAACCCGCTTGTCTTGCGTCCGATCACCCGTCCTCCTCGTCCACTCGATTAAAACAGCGACCCGATCGTAAATTCGAATACGCCTTTTCGCTCGCCCTCCCGCGGATCCAGGTTGATGCCGTACGCGGCGCGCAACGGACCAAACGGCGAGATCCATCTCCCTTCGAGACCCGCCGCCGGACGGAGCCGGAACGAGACCGGTTCGTTGTCGTCAAATCCTTTGCCGTAGTCGAAGAAGATGACGCCGTTTAACTTGGCTTCCGATGAGATCGTAAAAATAAAATCGTTGTTGAAGATCAGCTCCTTTGCCGCGCCGATCAGCGAATTGCTTGGCGTCACAGGGCCCGCACGGCCGAAGACGAATCCGCGCATCGTATTGATACCGCCGACGAAATACCGTTCCGTCAGGGGAATCGGCTTGCCATTGAGCCCCTCTGCCGCGCCATACCGGACCCTGAACGAAAAGCGGGTGTCGTACGGGAGCGGCGTATATTTCATGATGTCGATATTATATTTGTAAAAATTGTTCGTGCCTCCGAGATAAGGCGTGCCCAGATCGAATCCCACGCTGGTCCTCCACCCGCTGCGCGGATCGAGGTAATAGTCGCGCGTGTCCCGGGCCAGGGTCGTGCGGAAACCGGTCGTCGTCTGGTTGCCCAACTGTCTCAAAATGATTTCCGGCGCATCGGCGGTCGGATCGCTGAAATTCAATTGTTCGGCCATGAGGCTGAACGACCCCGTGACGTACTCCGACAACCAGCGGCCGAAGGTCAAACTCGCGCCGGATTTTCTTTCGAAGTACGTGATGTAGTTCGTCATGCTGCGGAAGATGTCGAGCTGCATCGACGTCAAGGAATCGTTCAGATACGGGTTTCGGAAGGTGATCAATCCCAACGTGCGCTGTTGTCCGAGTTGTCCGCGGATCCGTCCCATCCACCCGTTGCCGCCCAAATTACCTTCCGTGATGTCGGCGATCGCGACCAGCTTGTCCAAGGTGCTGAATCCGCCGCCGATGCTGAATTGCCCGGTCGGCTTCTCCTTGACGCGGACGTTCAGATCGACTTTGTCGGGTCCGACCTGCTGCGGAAGAATTTCGACCGTTTCGAAAAAGTTGAGATTGTTCAACCGCTGGAAACTGCGCTTCAGCGATGGCGTGTCGATCACGTCCTGCTCGTCGACGCGCAATTCCCGGCGAATGACGTTGTCCTTTGTTTTGTCGTTCCCGTTCACATTGATCTGCCGAATGCGCATCATCTCGCCTTCTTTGATGGTGAGGATGATGGAGGCGGTGCGATCTTCGGCATTGGGATTGACGCTCGGAGAGACATCGGCGAAGGCATACCCCTTGCTGCCGTACAAATCATTCAGCCGGGTCACCTCGTCGCGGATTTTCTGACGCTGGAAAATCTCCCCGACCTTGATTCTCAGATTTTCCCTGAGTTCGGGCTCCTCAAACACGGTATTGCCCCTGAACCCTACCTCCGACACGGTAAACGGCTCCCCTTCAACGACCGGATACACGACGGTAAACCACTTCTTATCTTCGCTCAACTCGACCGCGGGCAGCCCGACCTGCACGTTCAGATAACCTTTGTTGAGCAGGACTTCCTTGATGCGCTCCACATCGTTGTTCATTTCTTCACGCTTCAGCACTCCGGCATCCGAGAGAAAGGACGGGAGCTTCAACTGAGTCACCAGACCATACCAGGGCACCCATTCTCTCGTAGCCATGACTTTGAACATCTCGTCTTTCGAGGCGGCCCGCATGCCGTCGAACGTCACAGTCTTGACCTTGGCCTTCTCTCCTTCCTTGACGAAAAAGGTGAGCCGCTTGCGGTCTTCGTCCAGCGTCTGCACGATCGGGATAACCTGGCAATCGTAGAACCCGTCTTCCTGATACGCGAGCCGGATTTTCTCGGCGCTTTCCTTGGCCTGCTGCTGGTCGAGAAACGCCTGGCTCTTGATCGTAATTTTTTCTTTCAGCTTGTCGTCGCTCAGCTCCTCATTGCCGTCGAACACAATCTCGGTAATGAACGGCTTCTCCCGGACGACGAACACCAGGGACACGCCCTGAGCCGTGGATTCGGTCTCCACGTGTACGTCTTCGAAATACCCCGTGTCGTAAAGGATCTTGATCTGACCCCTCACATTTTCCTGAGTATAGGGATCGCCGGGTTTCAACGTCAGGCGTCCGGCGATGGCCGGCAGTTCGATTTTCTTGTTCCCCTGTATGTTGATCGACGAAACCTTGACGTCGTTCGGCTGCGCCGCGGCCTGTGCGATGAAGAGACCACAGCACGCCAGACTGAGAATCAGAATCAGCAGCCAGTATAAATCGTTTAGATATGTTGCCCCCCTCACAGACTCAGCGCTCCATCCCTACAGAAACACCACGAGAAGGGGGAATCCACCCCTGCACGATGGTTGCACAATACCCTTCATCGGGGCCCCGTGGCGGAGAACGCAGAGCTTTGGACATCGAGAACGCAAAACACCAAAGCCGGCGACAAACGATGCGGTCGTGCCCGGCGCAGCCGCATGAGCTACGGGTACATGTGTGAAAAACTCCCGGATTATATGGGGCAAGTATTTCAATGTAAAGCGCTTCCAAGCGGATCACGCGACGGAATTTTGCGGCGACGACGGCGTCCGTTCCTTGACATCATCGACCCCATCACATAGTATCGCTCGATGCACCGATCGGACGTCCGCAAAGCCGTCATTCCCGCCGCTGGATTGGGCACGCGCTTCCTACCCGCGACCAAGGCATCCCCCAAGGAAATGTTGCCGCTGGTGGACAAACCGCTCATTCAATACGCGGTGGAAGAAGCCGTGGCGTCGGGCATCGAAGACATCATTGTGATCACGGGGCGCGGCAAACGCGCGATTGAAGATCACTTCGACCGCTCGGTCGAACTGGAAGAGAACCTCAAAGGGAACGGCAAAGGCCAGCTCCTCAGCCAGATCAGACATATCTCGAGTCTGGCGAACTTTTGTTACATCCGTCAGTCCGAAGCGCTCGGGCTCGGGCATGCCGTGCTGTGCGCGCAACGGTTGATCGGTGACGAACCGTTTGCCGTTATCCTGGGCGACGAGATCATTGATGCGGACGTGCCGGGACTCGCGCAGCTCATCCATACCTATAAGAAACGAAACGGCGCGGTGCTGGGAGTCCAGACTGTCCCGCATCAAGAGGTGAACCGGTACGGGATCGTTTCTCCGCGCCCTATCATGGAGAGACTGCATGAGGTCGCGGACCTCGTCGAAAAACCGTCTCCGTCCGACGCCCCGTCCAATCTGGCCGTCATCGGCCGGTACGTGCTTCCTCCTGAGATTTTCCCGATTTTGCGCAAGACCCGCCCCGGCAAGAATGGCGAGATTCAACTTACCGATGCTTTGAAGGAGCTGTCCAAGGCATCGCCGATGTACGCGCTCGAAGTACAGGGACAGCGCTACGACGCCGGCGACAAGTTGGGATTTCTCATCGCCACCGTCGAGTTCGCGTTAAAAAATCCCTCCCTCGGATCGGAGTTCGGCGAGTACCTGCGGGAACGCATGGTTCCGGCAAAAGGGGCGCGCCGTACTCGGACCGGCAAGGCCTGATCCTCGTCCGAGGAGAGGCATCAGACCGCTGAAGCAGTGAACCGGAACACGAGACCACGTTCATGAGCGATTCGATCGAACAAGACCTGACGCCGCCGCAAAACGTCGAAATTCCGGAGCAGCTTCCTTTGCTCCCTGTCCGGGACATCGTCGTGTTCCCCTATATGGTCCTGCCGCTGTTCGTGGGACGTGAAATGTCGATCAAGGCCATCGAAGCCGCCTTGGCCGGCAACCGCATGATCTTCCTGGCGACGCAGAAGGCGTTGGATGTCGAAAATCCCACGCCGGACGACATCCATGCGATCGGCACCGTCGGCATCATCATGCGGATGCTCAAGCTTCCGGACGAACGCATCAAGATCCTCGTGCAGGGGCTGTCGAAGGCGAAGATCGCCAACTACATCCAGACCGAACCCTACTATTCCGTCCGGATCGACAAGATCACCGAAGCCAAGGCGGCCGGCTCGCATCTGGAAACCGAAGCCGTCATGCGAACCGTCAAAGAACAGATCGAACGGATCGTGAGTCTCGGCAAGGTCCTCATTCCCGACGTGATGGTGGTCATCGAAAACCTCGAGGACCCGGCCCGCCTGGCCGACATGGTGGCCTCGAATCTCGGCCTCAAGGTGGAAGTGACGCAGTCCGTGCTGGAAATCACCGATCCTGTCAAACGCCTCCGCAACGTCAGTGAGATCCTCGCCAAGGAAATCGACGTCCTGTCCATGCAGCAGAAAATTCAGGCGCAGGCCAAGGGCGAGATGGACAAGACGCAGCGTGAATACTTCCTGCGCGAGCAGCTCAAGGCGATTCAGAAGGAACTGGGGGAGCTGGACGAACGGACCGAAGAAGTCGCCGAATTCCGCAAGCGTGTCAAAGACTCCAAGATGCCGGACAAAGTGTTGAAGGAGACGGAGAAGCAGATCAAACGTCTCGAAAAGATGCACCCGGATACGGCCGAATCCGCGACCGTTCGCACCTATCTGGAATGGATGGTCGAACTGCCCTGGTCCAAAAAATCCAAGGACAACCTCGACCTCAAGGCCGCGGCGAAGGTGTTGAACGAGGATCACTACGATCTGGAAAAAGTCAAGGAGCGGATCCTGGAGTATCTCGCCGTCCGAAAACTCAAAGAAAAAATGAAGGGCCCGATTCTCTGTTTCGTCGGCCCTCCCGGGGTGGGAAAAACATCACTCGGCAAGTCCATCGCACGCGCGCTCGGCCGGGAGTTCGTCCGTATCAGTCTGGGCGGAGTTCGCGACGAAGCGGAGATCCGTGGCCACCGCCGCACGTATGTCGGCGCGCTGCCGGGGCGTATCATTCAGGGCATGAAGCAGGCGGGCACGAACAATCCGGTGTTCATGCTCGATGAGATCGACAAGGTCGGGATGGATTTCCGGGGTGATCCTTCGGCTGCCCTGCTTGAGGTCCTGGATCCTGAGCAGAACAGCACCTTTACCGATCATTATCTCGGAGTGCCGTTCGATCTGACCGAAGTGATGTTCATCACCACGGCCAACCTGATTGATCCCATCCTGCCGGCCCTGCGGGACCGGATGGAGGTGATCGAGATTCCCGGCTATACCGAAGAGGAAAAACTGGGCATCGCGCAAAAATACCTCATTCCGAGACAGCTGCAGGAACACGGGATCACTGAAAAACACATCAAGATCGTCGAACCGGCAATCCGGCAAATTATCATGCACTACACGAGAGAGGCCGGCGTCCGGAACCTCGAGCGCGAGATCGCCAATGTCATGCGCAAGGTGGCCAAGAAAGTCGCCGAGGGCAAGGGGCTGGGGTTCCCCGTCAATCCCGCAAATCTGCACAAATATCTCGGCGTGCCGAAATTCCTGCCTGAATCCGAACTCGAAAAGGACGAAATCGGCGTCGCGACCGGATTGGCCTGGACGGAGGCCGGCGGCGACGTGCTGTACATCGAAGCGACGGTAATGAAGGGAAAGGGCGCACTGACGCTTACCGGCCACCTCGGGGACGTCATGAAGGAATCCGCCCAAGCCGCCCTGAGCTATGTGCGTTCACGCGAGAAAACGCTCGGCATCAATCCCGATATGTTCTCGAAGCAAGATCTCCATATTCACGTTCCCGCAGGTGCGATCCCGAAAGACGGACCATCGGCAGGCATCACCATGGCGACCGCCATCGCGTCCGCCATGGCGCAAGTCCCTGCGAGACGCGATCTGGCGATGACCGGCGAGATCACGCTCAGGGGCCGCGTATTGCCCATCGGAGGCTTGAAGGAAAAGATTCTCGCTGCGAAGCGCGCCAAGTTGACGACCGTGATCCTGCCGAAGCGGAACAAGAAGGACCTCGACGAGATCCCCAAGCATATCCTCAAAGGCATCCATCTCGTGTTCGCCGATACGATGGATGACGTGATGAAAGTCGCCTTGCACCGGAATTCTAAGGGTCGCGCTTCGTCCCAGCGGTCCAACTCGCCGAAGGAACAGGCCCGCAAACATCCCGCGCGTCCCGGCCGGACCGGCAGGGCGGCGAGGCCGGCTGCAGGCCACGTGTCGGTCACCGCACAGACATTGATCCGACCGTTCTAGCATGTCCAAAAACCGGTCCAAGGCCCGGTCGTCCCTTCGTGAATTCGATCTGATCCGCACCATCCGGAATCGGTACGGTCGGGCGACCCGATCCATCGCCCACGGCATCGGCGACGATGCCGCGGTCGTCTCGTGGACCGGCCGGCAAGGCCTGCTCACAACCGACCTGGTCGCCG
This window harbors:
- the fabZ gene encoding 3-hydroxyacyl-ACP dehydratase FabZ, producing the protein MSVMEQADIQALLPHRYPFLLVDRVLELDPDRRIVGIKNVTINEPFFQGHFPGRPVMPGVLIIEAMAQVGGLLAFKSMGQAAKPVVYLTGIDGAKFRKPVVPGDRLRFEIDVVKKRAPFWKMQGKAFVEGELVCEAEVTAMVTEEKA
- a CDS encoding OmpH family outer membrane protein, which gives rise to MRQIGAVGLLAGTAIWLMMLPAGAADALRVAVMDQQAVIEKSKAGKRVLEELKAYSATRQKIINSDDQELKELEQGTRDTKLSDTGRQEKQNQFQVKLEAYQRRLADFNREIQQKQREMVAEYSKKVQDAAQVVAQKEGFTAVIDKGNESVIRIVLYHQPALDVTEQVVKEFDRQNK
- a CDS encoding OmpH family outer membrane protein, whose product is MGLVDPTRLLNDSNAGKKAKDSLSSFSKSRQALIEMDEKELRRMEEDFVKQASVLSAAAKSEREQIFRRRMAEYQQKAAELNREVQEKQKDVLDAFREKLEVVVEKVAKRHDLQVVLDKGKGGPTVYSDGALDLTAEVIEEFNREYP
- the bamA gene encoding outer membrane protein assembly factor BamA — protein: MRGATYLNDLYWLLILILSLACCGLFIAQAAAQPNDVKVSSINIQGNKKIELPAIAGRLTLKPGDPYTQENVRGQIKILYDTGYFEDVHVETESTAQGVSLVFVVREKPFITEIVFDGNEELSDDKLKEKITIKSQAFLDQQQAKESAEKIRLAYQEDGFYDCQVIPIVQTLDEDRKRLTFFVKEGEKAKVKTVTFDGMRAASKDEMFKVMATREWVPWYGLVTQLKLPSFLSDAGVLKREEMNNDVERIKEVLLNKGYLNVQVGLPAVELSEDKKWFTVVYPVVEGEPFTVSEVGFRGNTVFEEPELRENLRIKVGEIFQRQKIRDEVTRLNDLYGSKGYAFADVSPSVNPNAEDRTASIILTIKEGEMMRIRQINVNGNDKTKDNVIRRELRVDEQDVIDTPSLKRSFQRLNNLNFFETVEILPQQVGPDKVDLNVRVKEKPTGQFSIGGGFSTLDKLVAIADITEGNLGGNGWMGRIRGQLGQQRTLGLITFRNPYLNDSLTSMQLDIFRSMTNYITYFERKSGASLTFGRWLSEYVTGSFSLMAEQLNFSDPTADAPEIILRQLGNQTTTGFRTTLARDTRDYYLDPRSGWRTSVGFDLGTPYLGGTNNFYKYNIDIMKYTPLPYDTRFSFRVRYGAAEGLNGKPIPLTERYFVGGINTMRGFVFGRAGPVTPSNSLIGAAKELIFNNDFIFTISSEAKLNGVIFFDYGKGFDDNEPVSFRLRPAAGLEGRWISPFGPLRAAYGINLDPREGERKGVFEFTIGSLF
- the galU gene encoding UTP--glucose-1-phosphate uridylyltransferase GalU, with amino-acid sequence MHRSDVRKAVIPAAGLGTRFLPATKASPKEMLPLVDKPLIQYAVEEAVASGIEDIIVITGRGKRAIEDHFDRSVELEENLKGNGKGQLLSQIRHISSLANFCYIRQSEALGLGHAVLCAQRLIGDEPFAVILGDEIIDADVPGLAQLIHTYKKRNGAVLGVQTVPHQEVNRYGIVSPRPIMERLHEVADLVEKPSPSDAPSNLAVIGRYVLPPEIFPILRKTRPGKNGEIQLTDALKELSKASPMYALEVQGQRYDAGDKLGFLIATVEFALKNPSLGSEFGEYLRERMVPAKGARRTRTGKA
- the lon gene encoding endopeptidase La, encoding MSDSIEQDLTPPQNVEIPEQLPLLPVRDIVVFPYMVLPLFVGREMSIKAIEAALAGNRMIFLATQKALDVENPTPDDIHAIGTVGIIMRMLKLPDERIKILVQGLSKAKIANYIQTEPYYSVRIDKITEAKAAGSHLETEAVMRTVKEQIERIVSLGKVLIPDVMVVIENLEDPARLADMVASNLGLKVEVTQSVLEITDPVKRLRNVSEILAKEIDVLSMQQKIQAQAKGEMDKTQREYFLREQLKAIQKELGELDERTEEVAEFRKRVKDSKMPDKVLKETEKQIKRLEKMHPDTAESATVRTYLEWMVELPWSKKSKDNLDLKAAAKVLNEDHYDLEKVKERILEYLAVRKLKEKMKGPILCFVGPPGVGKTSLGKSIARALGREFVRISLGGVRDEAEIRGHRRTYVGALPGRIIQGMKQAGTNNPVFMLDEIDKVGMDFRGDPSAALLEVLDPEQNSTFTDHYLGVPFDLTEVMFITTANLIDPILPALRDRMEVIEIPGYTEEEKLGIAQKYLIPRQLQEHGITEKHIKIVEPAIRQIIMHYTREAGVRNLEREIANVMRKVAKKVAEGKGLGFPVNPANLHKYLGVPKFLPESELEKDEIGVATGLAWTEAGGDVLYIEATVMKGKGALTLTGHLGDVMKESAQAALSYVRSREKTLGINPDMFSKQDLHIHVPAGAIPKDGPSAGITMATAIASAMAQVPARRDLAMTGEITLRGRVLPIGGLKEKILAAKRAKLTTVILPKRNKKDLDEIPKHILKGIHLVFADTMDDVMKVALHRNSKGRASSQRSNSPKEQARKHPARPGRTGRAARPAAGHVSVTAQTLIRPF